From Xenopus laevis strain J_2021 chromosome 7L, Xenopus_laevis_v10.1, whole genome shotgun sequence, one genomic window encodes:
- the LOC108696028 gene encoding alpha-2-macroglobulin-like, with translation MVEDALSCLRKAAKKVSSIYTQALLAYTFTLSNDTELREMLLTKLDEKAVRKDGQIHWEHKPSSEASDFPSWYQASSAEVELTSYDTVVALEALAKYAEATFTDKGDVTVTVSSKTGFHQQFHVDHTNRLLLQKSSLSDIPGDYSLSASGSGCVYVQTVLRYNIPPPRSDATFSVQVETQPIKCPKDPMKQLCIDIYIQYTGSREKSNMALVEVKLLSGFIPLKNSVKKLVNSNTIKRSEIQSDIVTLYLNELGRDRVHLSFLVVEDIKVKNLKPATVKVYDYYETAEYAVTEYNSPCSSDAETGNVS, from the exons ATGGTTGAGGATGCTTTATCCTGCCTGAGGAAGGCTGCCAAAAAAGTGAGCAGTATCTACACCCAGGCTCTGCTGGCCTACACATTTACTCTGAGTAATGATACTGAACTCAGGGAGATGCTGCTGACTAAACTGGATGAGAAGGCTGTCAGGAAAG ACGGACAAATACACTGGGAGCATAAACCTTCCTCTGAGGCCTCTGACTTTCCATCCTGGTACCAGGCTTCTTCAGCCGAGGTGGAGTTAACCTCCTAT GACACGGTTGTAGCTCTAGAGGCTCTTGCTAAGTATGCCGAGGCCACATTCACTGACAAGGGAGATGTAACAGTCACAGTCAGTTCCAAGACTGGATTCCATCAACAGTTCCATGTGGATCACACTAACCGGCTCCTGCTACAGAAATCCTCACTGTCAGATATCCCTGGGGACTACTCTCTGTCAGCTAGTGGGAGCGGCTGTGTGTATGTACAG ACTGTCCTGAGATACAACATTCCCCCACCTAGAAGTGATGCCACCTTCTCAGTACAAGTAGAGacacaaccaatcaaatgtccgAAGGATCCAATGAAACAGCTGTGCATAGACATTTACATTCA ATACACAGGGTCACGGGAGAAATCCAACATGGCTCTTGTTGAGGTCAAGCTGCTCTCTGGCTTTATCCCACTGAAGAACTCAGTGAAGAAg CTAGTGAACAGCAATACAATAAAGCGGAGTGAGATCCAATCTGATATAGTGACGTTGTACCTGAATGAG TTAGGGCGCGATAGAGTTCATCTCTCCTTTCTGGTAGTCGAAGACATTAAGGTCAAGAACCTGAAGCCGGCCACAGTGAAAGTGTACGATTATTACGAGACAG CGGAATATGCAGTTACTGAGTACAACTCCCCCTGCAGCTCTG ATGCAGAGACAGGGAACGTAAGTTAA